The region TCGCCAGGCTAAAGCCCAGTCTTCCCGAACTGGGCTACCCTTGTTCACGTGCCAAATTGCCCCAGCCCGTGTGTCCCAACCACTCTCTGGAGACAAAACTCCTTCCCCTAAGCCCTGCAGTGTCTGTGTGTCCGTCCTCTGTGCCCCTCTGTGCAGTGACAGTCCTGGAAGAGCCGCCTCTAATCCTCTGTAGCAATAACAGtgtgcctcccacccccaaccatcTGCGTACCACTAGGATTTTAAAGTCCATAGGTTTTAATGAAATTTCTATTCCTGTTTCTGAGCTGCTGCTGTGCTTTGTCTGGGTCCTCCAGGGGGACATGAGTCAGGGTTGGGACAAGacctcctcctcccaggccttTGGGGGGATGCCTGGGAGGAGAAAGGCCAGAGGCTGTGACAGTCAGGACCGGACACTGAGGTCCTGGTGAGAAGGTAGGGTgggggcagacagacagacagactgacaGCAGTGGAATCCTGGGGAGGGCTCATCCTAGACTAGATGTGAAGTGGGCTGGACGCTGGCAGCTGAAAGAGAGCAGTAGCAGACAGGACGAGTTCCATCGGAagctgaagcctccttcctgagCAGCCCTTCAGGTTGGGGCCTGGGGCGCTGCACTGGACATCAGAGCAGAAGCTGGCCTTTTCCCGAGGAGGCACTGACTCTTCCATCCCCAGTGGCAGGTTTGGGGCAGCGTTCCAGAGGGGGAGCAGGCAGGCAGCACTGGAGAAGCCTGGCCCAAACTCCAGCAGCCCCATggaggcaaggcaggagtcgGGTGCCCCGGCTGGAGGACTCCAAGAGCTGTGGCCTGAATGGGAAGGAGTAGCTGTGAGGGGACCGTGGCCTGCCACTCAGCCTGCCGCATCCAGCTGTCTGTCTGCTCTGGGTTACCTGTGCCTGGGGGAGAAATAGGAAGGCCTCAGGGGTGCCTGAAGCTGCTGTTGCATGGCTGCCTTCTGTCCCTTTAGCTCTGGAGGAGAGGTTCTGCCTGAGACACAGCACCCAGTCTTCCAGGCTGTGTTACAATAGCAAGGTGGGACGGGGTGGGGGCAAGTGGGAGCGGAGCGCTGGGTGCTCTGGGGCCTGCTAGGGTCCTCACCTGCCAGGGTGGGCTCTAGGTTTGCCTCAGAGGGCTGAGGGGCCCCTGAATACTCGTTTTCCAGGCAGTGCTGCAGGGAGAGCTGGCTCAGTACCTGGCTTTACGGCAGGGACAGGGCAGGACTGGGCAGGGTGCCCAGGCCAGAATCCCCACGGTGGGGCGCAGGAACCAGCCCGTGCAGTCTCTTCCTCCCAACCACCTGGGGGGACTCCTGAGAGGAACACCAGCCTCTCCCTGAAAAGCTGAGCTTGGCAAGGGAGTGGCAGGCCTGAACCCAGACttggggaagagaaggaggcaaaagacctaggCAGACCCAACAGTTGATCTAAAAGTGCTGACCTCGGACTTAGGGACTCAACTGGAATATGGGTTCACGTACTTAAGGATCACACACGTAAGTGTACACACAGGAAAAACGGACCCAGGGTTCACACAACCTCTGCAGGCAGAGAACACAGAGACACATGTGTGTGAATCTCACACCCTGGGTGAGACACTGGTGCGTCTACGCTCAGCagaagggctgggggcagggtggcCCAGGATTGCAGCTTACCTGCAGGATGGGAATCTCCCTCTCTAGCGCATGGCACTCTTCCTCTAGGCGGGCCCTGGGACATGGACAGTGCAGCACCGGAGGCAGCGCTGCAGACCCGGGCGTCAGCGGAGCCCTGCATGAGGTCCCCACCTCTGGCCACCCTAGGAgcctcctctaggccctcctatcTCAGTCCACCTCTGCCTCTGTTGCCCGCATGCTGTTCCAGCACAGCCTTGCAGCCCTGCCAGCCTCTTCCTGGGCAGGGTGTGTCCTCTCTCCTTGCCCGCCTCCCAGGGCCCACCCTGAGGAGCAGCATTCTCTCTTCTACATGATATGACTAGACTTGTGGGTCCTCCTGCCTCCATTCTCTCCTGCGTCACAGCCCTGCCCCTGCTTTAAAAACTCTTCTGTGTGTCATCTCTTCCCTACCTCCCAGGATAAAAGTCCTCAGGCCAAGGCCCCTGTAGGCATCTGTACTTGACTGATTCCTGGCAGCAACCTCATCAGCATCCTGCCCTTTCCACCTCAGCCCCACTCTCCTGGGTCTCCCAGCCAGGTGtgttcactcccttctcctcccagtaGTCCCAGTACATCAGGGTCCATCCACAGTCCCACCCTCCCTGTCTCCACCTTCACTGCACACACTTGGGGGCCTCACCGCAGGTGTCCAGCAGCCTGGTCAGTGTGGGCCACGTTCAGCTGGTCCTTGATGATGCTGAGGTCCCAGTGACAGCTGCTGGCAGATGAAGTGAACCTCACTCTCCCATGCTGCTTCACCCCAGGCCTTCAGGACACAAACGCCAGTTCTCCTAGACAATTTTGTGCTTTCTCACAAAGGCAACACAACATGGCACTAAAAGGAGATCTGGAGCCTGGGATTGCGCATGGGTTCTGCCACCTTTTCCTTGGTGTGAGTCTGGGAAAGTCAATCATCCTTTATGAGCTTTAGtatcctcatctgcaaaatggggacatTACCCCCTTCATAAGGACGTGTGAGACATAAGTTGCTACCATTCAGTGATGAACACGCTGCTGCTGATTTATCTCATTCAGTCCCTGGCCCTCTTTAACCCAGTCCTCACAGCCTGGCTATCCCAGCCTGAGGGACACCTGACCCCTGGATGAAGTCCTTCCTTCCACTCATATCTGCGTGTACTTCTCCCTCTTCCTGCAAAGCGCTTCTCTTTGTATCTGTCTGGAAATCTGTTCCTCGTACTCTAAAAGCCAGCTCGAACCAAGCTCCCAGGATTGACACATGTTTCCTGGGCCTCTGCAGCCCTCATGGGCTGACTTCTACCACAGGTGGCTGTAGAAGTGTCAGTCCCAGACCAGGAACTCCTCCATGCCCGCAGGTGGGACCTACCAGCTGGCTGGGGTCCTTTGCCCAGCAAGGACAGATCCCGCCTCTCCTACTACTATACCTGGGTTCACCAGCTCTCATCTGGAATATCTCCTGTTCTGGCAAATCACACCTGGGCTCCTCCAAGGCAAAGCGCAGGACCCTGGGGCTATACTGGACCCAAGCTTGAGTCTGGTCCCTGCAGAAGATGCATAAAGGCAATTCAGGGGCTCCTTCCAGGGAACCACAGGAAAGGCGACCCTGGCCCCCAGTTGCCAGGCTAGCCCATCTGAGTTCTGGAGACAGGGCCCAGACCCAGGTCTGGAGCTCCAACCTGCCCTCACAGATGGCCTTCCGGCGGAGACCTTGGAGCAGCTGCCGCAGTTCCTGGCACACAAGATCTCTTAAGAGGGGCGGTGGTGCCAGAAGGGAGGAGAGGTCAGAGGTGGGGCGCGATCCAGAGGCTTGGATAGA is a window of Budorcas taxicolor isolate Tak-1 chromosome 13, Takin1.1, whole genome shotgun sequence DNA encoding:
- the LOC128058803 gene encoding LOW QUALITY PROTEIN: coiled-coil domain-containing protein 24-like (The sequence of the model RefSeq protein was modified relative to this genomic sequence to represent the inferred CDS: substituted 2 bases at 2 genomic stop codons), producing the protein MPGDSQSLWELVEEHVPLPKRPEVKRILGETTVDLSLELRAEAGRRKVGPTADLSPCRXXSIQASGSRPTSDLSSLLAPPPLLRDLVCQELRQLLQGLRRKAICEGRDQTQAWVQYSPRVLRFALEEPRCDLPEQEIFQMRAGEPSSCHWDLSIIKDQLNVAHTDQAAGHLRARLEEECHALEREIPILQHCLENEYSGAPQPSEANLEPTLAELKGQKAAMQQQLQAPLRPSYFSPRHRPQLLESSSRGTRLLPCLHGAAGVWARLLQCCLPAPPLERCPKPATGDGRVSASSGKGQLLL